The sequence ctttgactctctcatagtgctcagtagaaacaacgtcttcttcggcttcaactgttgatgataaactctcgaacctcggaGAACCTTGACAAtaaacttttctccttaatttcttgcttgaaacttctttatagatttctacttccctatggccttattgaacaaagcttaacgatgatttttttttttcatttttcattttttcattttttttttcattttttttttcatttttttttgtagacaaaaataacaagacaaaaatttaaatggccatgagagaaggactttagaatttggatcttcgcaacttgtgatgtcttggtatcatgaacttcaacaacttatatcatttgttcttataactttttgtaactaagtcttcaacttttatttttgaaatattcttttctattgttacttctaaaccttaaacgtcttcaactttcttcatatattttgatgtcgcttcgcttgttgatgatgataagtttctactgagagagagtcgtaataatccagtaactaagactacattgtgaggttgctttgtctttctggcattttctCCTGACCTAttcgcctttccatcatggatggttaggtctatcacggttaccctctaaaaggaacaagttctctcctgaatttcaaggatctcaatgtctttttctagaatgtctcaatagattgttatctctagcattccaatttctatcttttcggtaagaaacaatatgtaaacttagctaaccggataccatgtgacgctagaagtttcaaaaatgcgactaaaatacccccaaacttaaatctaacattgttctcaatgttctaaagatagaattaaaagcatgaacaaggagaaactgttaccacttaaagaaaaagagataaggaaacatattaccgtgtggcaagaatattgggttacctcccaagaagtgctaagtttaaagtcttcagccagacattggaagaattagtcacctcatagaatcatatcaCTACAAAAAATCCTAGCAAAGGCCACTAAAATATCGCAACTATTAGTTGCCAAATAATATCGAAACATTCGAAGGCAActagtagttcctatatactttcGCAACAATCTGCACGCAACTACCATTTTTATTAGTTTCTGAATTCCTTAGCAACAAGTATATGCCAACTACATGAAATATACTAGTAGCTTGATTCTTTGGTAACTAGGctaaagcaactcttagttccTATATAGTTTGACAACACGTCAATCGCAACTATAGGTTTCATTAGTTTCCAAACTCTTCAGCAACAAAGATATGCCAACTACATATAATGCATTAGTTTCCAAACTCTTCGGAAACTAAGCTTGCCCAATTAACCGATTGCATAGTTGCTTAAGACTTAGGAAACTAAACCAGCAACTGTGATTTCCAAAGATTTGAGCACCCAAATACACCAACTAGATTATGTTAATTGTTAATGTTAAAACACATGTTGACATTTAAATTAAAAGTTCGAGgctctttgcagttatgtttctcATTCTTTTGTAAATAACTtgcttgaaaaaaaaattagctGGATGTTTTATGCTCTTGTTTTGAATATTTTAATTCGGATGACAAGAAGTCACCTACAGTATTACTTGTTGGAACCAAAGTTAGATTAAAGAAAATACAAGGGGAAGGGTAAGGGTAAGAGTATCCTCCGAAATTTCATTGAGTCTCCATTAATTAAATAAGAATTTGATAAATTATAAATACTTGTTCTTGATTTACTATCACAATCATTCTTAATCAGTCTTTTTGAAAACATTAAATTGTGATTTTAAGTTAAGGAATTTGAACTACTAGTCTTCCTTAACTGTTAAGATGGCAGTCACTGTTAGGTATGACAAAAGTTTTCATAGTGAAATGTGTAGCTTAATTAGATCCTTAAAAGACTCCGGTTAGATTATCATTCATGGAAATGGTTCAAGAAAACGAGTGCCTTGAAACACTCTTAAAGTTTACAAAAGATTAAAAGTGGGAATCGTGAAAGAGAAGTTTACTAGATTAAAAATATGAACTGTCATGTCTTCCCAAATTGCCAAGTACCCGATGTCAAAGTAGTTTCATAGCTCAACTTTCGCAGGGAAAAACATTCTACTTCTAATAGGTGATAGCCTCGCAACACCGCCACCCCAGTAAGAGAAACATAGAAACCCGTCCATTTTGCAAGGAATTTGCAGTCGATAACTGGACAAGTCCTACAAAATATAGATAACTCACTGACTAACTCATCATAGATTAAACCTAAATTCAAAATAATCCAAGCATCACAAAGGGGGAAACTTTTATTAGATCAATAAGATGAAATTATACTCACCACTATTAAAATTCCATATCATCACGGTTGTTATTATCATCAAATTCatactcatcctcatcatcagagGTGTAAACAGCATCCGTATCAggttcctcttcatcttcttggctTCGACAAGCTATTGCTGCTGCAGCACGACTGATAGTTTCGGGTGGAACGTCGTTCCTATCCCAAACAAAACTGTCACTGCGATCCTGATGTGGAACTCCTCTTAGATCTTTCATCGAATAACTTGAATGCCATTCTTGATATGCCTCACCTGAACTAGAGGTTTCTATTTCAGTTTCCCCATCCGAATCTTCTTCTGGAATATTGAAAGACCGACGAGGTTGCGTTTTTATAACCACTTCCTCTTGTTGATTATATACATCCTTGATGTAGAAAACCTGTTGTGCTTGAGATGCTAAAATAAACAGTTCATTCACATAATATCTTCTATTCATATGGACACTAGTAAATCCAAGCTCATCTGTTCTTGCAATCGGCCGCCAATTGCATTTGAAAAGAAGAACTCGGAGTTGACCCACATACCGTTCCTCGATAATATTATTCACAACTCCATAAAAATCATTTTCGTCTTCAGATACACCTTCGTTTTTCCGAGGGACACACAGTCCACTATTCTGTGACTTTCGTCGACTCTCCCACTCTCTTGTATGAAATCTAAACCCATTGATAATGTAGCCATTGTAACTCAAACAGTCTTTAGCAGGACCTTGACTCAACGAATATAGTTCATCACTCACCTGACCATTTTTATGCAATTGGTAtatctattcatacatgcatagaGATGTTTATCAATGACGAAAAAAACGAAGTGAAAGTCATTAAAATCGCAAAAGAAATTGTGTTACAATGATATATCGGTACTTACTTTAGTTGCAAACCAATCAGGAAACTCTTTGATGTGTCTTCTATTAACCTCGGCGTCTCTTAAGCCACGACTTTGCAGCTCACTTTTGTGTTCCCTGCAGGTGCATCTCTTAACATAGTTAACCACAACAATGCTAAAATATTACGAGATCATGAACAAGTTAATGGCTATAAGAACACAAATAAATAGCACGCGCACTCCTCATATGGCTGCACTTCTTTGGTATTCAGCAAAGCATAAAGTTGTATTTGTTTCATCTGTGACTCCGTAAGCTGTCCCCAAGTTTCAGCTCCAAGGGGCCTACCGGATTGTTTGAAAACTATTAATCGATCACAGGTTGTGGCGCCTCATCATCCTCATTCCTTTCAAGTTTATTAAATTTTGTAACAACACTATTCAAGTAACGCGTACAAAAAGTGATACATTCATCTATAAGGTATGCTTCAGCCATCGATCCTTCGGGGCAAGCTTTATTCCGCACATAAGACTTCAACTTACGCAGATACCTAAAGTAATTATAGTAAGACTTCAAAGGATGCAAAAATAGTGAttgtataaaaaaaattacaaaaaaaaatattcacccAAGTCGTCAATGTAATTAGACAAATGTTGCACATAAAATAAATGAATACCCTTACCTCTCGATCGGATACATCCACCGATACTGAACTTGACCTGCATCCTTTGCTTGTTGTGTTATATGAATGGGAAAATGcatcatcacaaaaaaaaaagatggggGGAATATTCTTTCCAACTTGCACAAAGTAATTGCGATACTATCTTGTAGTTTATCCAGATCCTCTATCTTGAGAACCCGTGTACACAACACTTTAAAAAACATACATAACTCACTCAGTGCTTCCAATATATCCCCATCCAAGTGTCCACGTAAGGCAATAGGAAATAAATATTCCATTAATACATGATAGTCATGACTTTTCAGACCTATAATCTTTCGATCCTTAACGTTCACACACcgagaaatatttgatgagtgTTCATCGGGAACCTTTATATCCTTCAAAGTTCTACAAAAAGATTCCTTTTCTTTGGGCGACATGACAAAAGAAGCTGTTGGCACCACTACTTTATCTCCCTCTTGTGTCAAATGTAACTCCGGTCGTAATCCCCAGTCCATCAGATCCAACCGGGCCTTAAGAttgtctttcgttttcccttctacaTTCATCATTGTGCCCAATACAGTTTCACAAATATTCTTCTCAACGTGCATCACATCGACATTATGAAAACATATAATTGAGCTTAAGTACGGAAACTCATGAAATATGCTCTTTTTTTCCAGTTGTGTTCAAAAGTAACCGGCGTTATTTCTGTCAGACCAGTCAGTTCGGCGTTCTTACCAAACTGAACTTGTTGAAAATGAGCCATCTATTGAGCAATTTCATCCCCATTCATCAGATGTGGTGGTTCTCGAAGTTCTTTCTCTCCATCAAAGGCTGACTTCTGGTGGCGCCAATGATGACCAGCAGGCAAGTATCGACGATGATGCATGTAACAATACTTGCCCCCATTGCTCAGTCGTTCTGAACATCGGTCAGGCCCACAGCACGGACAAGCAAATTCCCCTTTGGTGCTCCACCCGAAAAGCATATCTAGTGCAGGGAAATCACTGATGGTGCCAAGTAATGTTGCACGACATTTAAAATTCTCTTTCTTTGAAATATCGTAAGTTTCAACACCTTCATCCCACAATTCCTTCAATTCCTCTATGAGTGGTTGCAAATACACATCGATGTCGTTTCCTGGGGATTTGGGTCCAGGAATTATCATAGACAAGATAAAAATTTCCTCTTTCATACACAACCATGGTGGTAAGTTATAATTGATGAGAACAACTGGCCATGTACTATGTGGATGCAACATATTCCCAAACGGATTCATCCCATCAGTTGCTAATGCAAGTCTTACATTGCGAGGATCAGCTGCAAACGCTGGGTGCTTCTTATCAAAGGTCTTCCATGTCTCTGCATCAACTGGATGCCTCAAAACTCCATCTTTGGGACGTCTTTTGGCATGATATCGCATATAAGAAGAGGTCTTTGAATACATAAATAACCTCTGAAGTCTTGGCTTCAATGGGAAGTACCGCAATTGCTTTACTGGAATGTTTTTACCTCTTGGTGTCCTTCTGATTGATTCGTTATCCACATTCAATTCAGTAGTTTTCCATCTTGAAGCATGACATACCGGGAAAGAAGTTTTATCTGCATTCTCTTTCCAGAACAAAAcacaatcattctcgcaagcatcGATCAAAATGTAGCCAAACCCCAAGCCCTTGATTGTTGTTCTAGCTTCATAAAAATTCTTTGGTAGTTTGGCATCCGGAAAGGCTTTGGTCAAGAGACTCAACAACGCATCAAACCCCTTGATGTTCAATCCACCGAGGGACTTGACATGAAGCAAGTGCACAATGAAGGATAATCTTGAAAACTTTTCACAGCCAGGATATAGTGACACCTGCCCATCGTTCAGCAACTTGTAAAAATTGGAGGCGTCATAGTTCATTTCTTGCAAAAAATCAGATATTTTTTCATCGTCGTCCTGCACCACATTTCCAATATTGGTTGTTTCCCTCACCTGGTCATCCCCTTCTCCATGGTATACCCAATCGACATATCCCGGCATAAAGCCATTCCACAGAATATGTCCGTTCACTACAGACACAAGCTCTCTCTTATTATTATTGCAATccttacaaggaaaaaaaaaatctggtcgGGTTCTAAATCCCAACTCGCATAGTCTATGAAATTTCGAACTCCTGCTTTGAATTCATCGTCGTCTCTTGGCAGTCCTATCCAGCTCTTGTCAATAGTAGTGAAGTCTTGGAAATCCATCCTATGAACATAAAGAGTAAATATATCAATTCGATTTTGATGAGCAATTTAGATGCCAATATTTAACATACCTAAAAATATAGTCTGAATTAGATCACTAAACTAAACATGCTCCAGTAAATTCAACATCAATGGTAACCAATAGCTTTATTATATCAAGACAAAATCtagggaacatcatgacataACGAACACGAATGAGAATTAGTTATTAGTTAATAGAAAAGCAAGTCGCAGTGCAAGCCTGTATAGAATGGATATAATTTATATGGCAGTACATTTCAAGTAGAATCGTGCAAACATGGGTTGTAAGATTTTCAgctgatgaagtacttgtttagATAGTTACTAAACGAAAATGCATGAATTAAGGTCTATAAAGAAGACCAAGATCAATTCACACGACATTTATAGACTGTATTTTAAGTTTCAAAATTCTAATTGACTAGGTAATTTTCACAAACAGTTATAGGCTACTCTAAAAAATCAATTAGAACTTGCTAAGTAATCAATTCAAGGCTTGATTTATGATGGTAATTATAACTTATTTGGCTGCCTAGATTTACAAATCTTCATGAAATCATTTATCACATTAAAAtatatacacatcttgatattaaGAGTTAAACACAAAGAAATTAGACAATTTCAAGCTAAATATGTCGGTGTGCAAAATCATCATAGCAGGAAAAGAGGTTCACGGACAAAGTTAAGTTGTTAAATTCTCGGTTGATAAACATACACATAACTAACTAAATTGAGCCCATAACTAAAATAAAAGAGGTCAACAGAAAACATACCTTGGTAAGATGAAGGTTTGAATCAAAAATCGATAAGTTTCCTGTCAATAGAAaaaatatcaattagggtttcgaaacgatttagggttttgtttacagTGAATGTCAAACGACTTTAGGGAtccctttatagatgaagagatACGCGGGAACAATCCCGCCCAAAAATTAATCCATTTGATTTTATCCCGCGCAAAAAAAATTCTGATGGTGAACAAATTTCATTAGAGAGTGGAAAAATACTCCGATAACAAGGTTTCTGGGATCTAATCCAAGGTTcagtttattaagaaaaaaaagaaacaaactgGTTCAGCTAGAAAATAAAACATGGTCCACCACGAGatatatcaaagaaaaaaaaatgtaaatattTGGTGTTTGTGTGTTCGGCAAAAATGTACATTTGCCATATTTCTTTAGATGAAATATTGTTTGTCACATTGGCCCATAGGTACGAGTATTACTCAGACTCAACCATTAACTTTTGTCAATATTTCGGTTCACTGACATAATCTATTCGTTTGACCCGTTTCACTCAATTCGGTCGGTGTACTCGAATCTCCTGATCCTGTCCTGTCTATTTATGCCCCCATTTAGTTTTTCAGTCTTGCCAGTTAAAGTTTAACAGCTATGCTTATATATACTaactaaatttcaaaaaaaaaaacactctatAGATCCAACTTGCAGCCCCTTACTTCATCACTGAGCTTTGATATCTCTGGATTAGCTTAAGATTTTCTAACTCACTAAGAATGGTTGCCTCTTAAGATTCAAATcgtctcaattcaaaaggatggagttccggttacttcatttttgctcgaactcgttccgactcggtcaaattttcaacagaattgtcgagtcttgattatgtaactatattttgatgcaaatcgtctcaattcaaaaggatgaagttatggtttcttcatttttgctcgaactccttccgactcggtcaaatttcaacagaattgtcgagtcttgattatgtaactatattttgacgCAAATCGTCTCAATTAGAAAGGATGAAGTTctggtttcttcatttttgctcgaaatcgttcctactcgatcaaattttcaatagaattgtcgagtcttgattatgtaaatatattttgacgcaaatcgtctcaattcgaaaggatgaagttctggtttcttcatttttgctcgaactcgttccgactcggtcaaattttcaacagaattatcgggtcttgattatgtaactatattttgacgcaaatcgtctcaattcaaaaggatggagttccggtttcttcatcTTTACTCGACCTTgttccgactcggtcaaattttcaacagaattgtcgagtcttgattatgtaactgtattttgacgcaaatcgtctgaattcgaaaggatgaagttccggtttcttcatttttgctcgaactccttccgactcggtcaaattttcaacagaattgtcgagtcttgattatgtaactatattttgatgcaaatcgtctcaattcaaaaggatggagttccggttttttcatttttgctcgaactcgttccgactcggtcaaattttcgacagaattgccgagtcttgattatgtaaatatattttgac comes from Papaver somniferum cultivar HN1 chromosome 7, ASM357369v1, whole genome shotgun sequence and encodes:
- the LOC113294291 gene encoding uncharacterized protein LOC113294291; this translates as MPGYVDWVYHGEGDDQVRETTNIGNVVQDDDEKISDFLQEMNYDASNFYKLLNDGQVSLYPGCEKFSRLSFIVHLLHVKSLGGLNIKGFDALLSLLTKAFPDAKLPKNFYEARTTIKGLGFGYILIDACENDCVLFWKENADKTSFPVCHASRWKTTELNVDNESIRRTPRGKNIPVKQLRYFPLKPRLQRLFMYSKTSSYMRYHAKRRPKDGVLRHPVDAETWKTFDKKHPAFAADPRNVRLALATDGMNPFGNMLHPHSTWPVVLINYNLPPWLCMKEEIFILSMIIPGPKSPGNDIDVYLQPLIEELKELWDEGVETYDISKKENFKCRATLLGTISDFPALDMLFGWSTKGEFACPCCGPDRCSERLSNGGKYCYMHHRRYLPAGHHWRHQKSAFDGEKELREPPHLMNGDEIAQ